In a genomic window of Nitrospira sp. ND1:
- a CDS encoding CHAD domain-containing protein — protein MRKPRSPIHTASSGFGQEVVQAAAAYQATVLRLIRHAMAGDGTADTIHSIRTHCRRLQALLELCNNRDRAAMMARTVSRLSRLRALQVFRQYLMKIEAPESDITAVESWIVERERKLTRAQTYRKIEQAVWKQALPMITPPGLSVKHRLEVLRHEHERLLSRLIEKALEKPSRKRLHALRLTLKTIRYQTEWLPGQAAAKQDGLKRIKQVQALLGRYEEMADFRRWGKRLNLTVQACIERDWKRARRRARRVPEELAWLLDALAAGRLWSEGDRKGALLSLDDVRLL, from the coding sequence ATGAGGAAGCCGCGTTCCCCTATTCATACCGCATCATCCGGTTTCGGGCAAGAAGTCGTTCAGGCGGCTGCTGCCTACCAAGCTACCGTGCTTCGTTTGATCCGCCACGCGATGGCGGGCGACGGCACCGCCGACACCATCCACTCGATTCGTACTCACTGCCGTAGACTTCAAGCATTACTGGAGCTCTGTAATAATCGTGACCGTGCCGCGATGATGGCCCGGACTGTGAGTCGCTTGAGTCGGCTCCGGGCCTTGCAGGTCTTCCGGCAATATCTGATGAAGATTGAAGCTCCCGAGTCGGACATCACTGCCGTCGAGTCCTGGATCGTCGAGCGGGAACGCAAGCTGACTCGCGCGCAAACCTATCGCAAGATTGAACAGGCGGTCTGGAAACAGGCGCTTCCGATGATCACTCCCCCGGGTCTTTCCGTGAAGCACCGACTGGAAGTCTTGAGGCATGAGCATGAGCGCCTCCTCTCGCGGCTGATCGAGAAGGCCCTGGAGAAGCCAAGTCGAAAACGTCTCCATGCGCTGCGTCTCACCCTGAAGACGATCCGCTATCAGACGGAATGGCTGCCGGGACAAGCGGCGGCCAAACAGGATGGGCTGAAACGGATCAAACAGGTTCAGGCCCTATTGGGACGGTATGAGGAAATGGCGGATTTCAGGCGCTGGGGCAAGAGGCTGAATCTCACCGTGCAGGCATGTATCGAACGGGACTGGAAGCGGGCCCGTCGCCGGGCGAGACGAGTGCCGGAAGAGTTGGCCTGGTTGCTGGATGCACTGGCCGCAGGCCGTCTGTGGAGCGAGGGCGATCGCAAAGGCGCGTTATTGAGCCTGGACGATGTCCGGCTTCTCTGA
- a CDS encoding Ppx/GppA phosphatase family protein, with protein sequence MPKLAVLDIGTNSIHMVLAEVQPDYTYKILDRFKDMTRLGDGVFTSRRLSDQAMMRGLEVIRNLVTLARNKGYERIEGVATSAVREARNGGEFLDHVAQQTGLTVRVITGAEEARLIFLGVQNSVALPEPPTLVIDIGGGSVEVIVGNRDTIYQARSLKLGAIRLKDLYLTKTPPSKAMLHELEEAVTSQLKQALGTYKTKRVEQIIATSGMAGNLAEVIYLQRTGRPLQQLNLTKISAKEIAAVEKRLADATLKTRLAMPGLDPKRVDTLLPATMVFRILLDLLRKDELTICDKAIREGIIYDFIQRHHEGIQAERDIPDVRKRNILALARRCHVSETHALHVAGLALRLFDQTTSLHGFGQREREWLEFAAILHDIGYLINSRQHHKHAYYLIKNSDLSGFTAEEIDLVANIARYHRRSVPTRKHSEFTALPQGNQRIINVLSALLRIADGLDRSQFSVVRNVEVKIGKTVVITVDVSGDAELEIWAARGRSDLFEKVFKRPVQFVTTSQEDEGN encoded by the coding sequence ATGCCAAAACTGGCCGTCCTCGACATCGGCACCAATTCCATTCATATGGTCCTGGCGGAAGTGCAGCCGGACTACACCTACAAGATCCTCGACCGGTTCAAAGACATGACCCGTCTCGGCGACGGAGTGTTCACCTCCCGCCGCCTCTCCGACCAAGCGATGATGCGCGGACTCGAAGTCATCCGGAACCTGGTGACGCTGGCCAGGAACAAGGGCTACGAGCGGATCGAAGGCGTGGCGACCAGCGCGGTGCGGGAGGCGCGAAACGGCGGGGAATTTCTGGATCATGTCGCGCAACAAACCGGGTTGACGGTGCGGGTCATCACCGGCGCAGAAGAAGCCCGCTTAATCTTCCTTGGCGTGCAGAACAGCGTCGCTCTCCCTGAGCCGCCGACCCTCGTGATCGATATCGGAGGCGGTTCGGTCGAGGTGATCGTCGGGAACCGGGACACGATCTATCAGGCTCGCAGCCTCAAGTTGGGAGCGATTCGGCTCAAAGATTTGTATCTGACGAAGACACCCCCCTCCAAGGCGATGCTGCACGAATTGGAAGAAGCGGTGACCAGTCAACTCAAGCAGGCGCTCGGTACCTATAAGACCAAACGCGTGGAGCAGATCATCGCCACTTCCGGGATGGCGGGCAACCTGGCCGAAGTCATTTATCTGCAGCGCACGGGCCGCCCTCTCCAGCAGCTGAACCTCACGAAAATTTCGGCGAAAGAAATTGCCGCCGTTGAAAAACGTCTGGCCGACGCCACGCTGAAAACCCGGCTGGCCATGCCGGGGCTTGATCCCAAACGCGTGGATACGCTGCTTCCTGCGACGATGGTGTTTCGAATTCTGCTCGACCTGTTACGGAAAGATGAGCTGACGATTTGCGACAAGGCGATCCGGGAAGGGATCATCTACGACTTCATTCAGCGCCACCACGAGGGCATTCAGGCGGAACGGGATATTCCCGATGTCCGGAAGCGGAACATCCTGGCCCTGGCTCGCCGGTGCCATGTCTCCGAGACGCATGCGCTCCATGTCGCCGGACTCGCCTTACGCCTGTTCGATCAAACCACGTCGTTGCACGGATTCGGGCAGCGGGAGCGTGAGTGGCTGGAGTTCGCGGCCATCCTGCACGATATCGGATATTTGATCAATTCACGCCAGCATCACAAACATGCCTACTACCTGATCAAGAACAGCGATCTCTCCGGATTCACCGCCGAGGAAATCGATCTGGTGGCGAATATCGCGCGGTATCACCGCCGCTCGGTGCCGACGCGAAAGCACAGTGAGTTCACCGCGTTGCCGCAAGGGAACCAGCGCATCATCAACGTGCTGTCGGCCCTGCTTCGTATTGCCGACGGATTGGATCGAAGCCAGTTTTCGGTGGTGCGGAACGTCGAGGTCAAAATCGGCAAGACCGTCGTCATCACAGTGGACGTGTCGGGTGATGCCGAGTTGGAAATCTGGGCGGCGCGTGGTCGCAGCGATCTCTTCGAGAAGGTATTCAAGCGGCCGGTTCAGTTCGTCACCACAAGTCAGGAGGACGAAGGCAACTAA
- a CDS encoding histidine phosphatase family protein, with protein MDCLFFRHGIAIERQEWSGQEQDRPLTDKGAARTRESGKGLLNLRIKPTHILSSPLARAHETAAILQSLIRPKPKIRICAELSPTAHPRTLFALLDALPPDAVALCIGHEPHLSLAAGILLTGKPCSGLSLKKAGACLIHIEESVRPSAGRLAWWLTAAQLRALA; from the coding sequence ATGGACTGCCTCTTCTTTCGACATGGTATCGCGATCGAGCGTCAGGAGTGGAGCGGGCAGGAACAGGACCGTCCACTGACCGACAAAGGCGCAGCGCGAACCCGAGAATCCGGCAAGGGACTGCTCAATCTGCGCATCAAACCGACGCATATCCTTTCAAGTCCCCTGGCGCGTGCGCACGAAACCGCCGCCATTCTTCAATCCTTGATTCGTCCCAAGCCGAAGATCCGGATCTGCGCCGAACTCAGTCCAACAGCGCATCCGCGCACCCTGTTTGCGCTGCTGGATGCGCTCCCGCCGGACGCCGTCGCGCTCTGTATCGGCCATGAACCTCACCTGAGCCTGGCAGCCGGAATCCTGCTCACGGGAAAACCTTGCAGCGGCCTGTCGCTCAAAAAAGCAGGGGCCTGCCTGATCCACATCGAAGAGTCCGTGCGGCCCTCGGCAGGACGACTCGCATGGTGGCTGACCGCAGCACAATTGCGCGCCCTGGCCTGA
- the pstB gene encoding phosphate ABC transporter ATP-binding protein PstB, with the protein MDLQTRSVSPTAQTFPVRPVVPQSRLTRPQETQGTSVDAKILVRNLDFYYGPRQALFRVSLTVRTHSVTSFIGPSGCGKSTLLRCLNRMNDLVEGARAVGRVELDGVDIFDPVIDVTDLRKRVGMVFQKSNPFPKSIYDNVAYGPRLHGTKDKRSLDELVQHSLQGAGLWDEVKDRLTQSALGLSGGQQQRLCIARALAVQPDVILMDEPCSALDPIATGKIEELIYTLKDTYTVVIVTHNMQQAARVSDQCGFFLMGELVEFGDTKTIFTTPHDKRTEDYITGRFG; encoded by the coding sequence ATGGATCTCCAAACTCGCAGCGTGTCGCCGACGGCCCAGACATTCCCGGTGCGTCCGGTCGTTCCGCAATCGCGCCTCACCCGTCCCCAGGAGACGCAAGGAACCTCCGTCGATGCAAAAATATTGGTCCGAAACCTGGATTTTTATTATGGCCCGCGACAGGCTCTGTTCCGGGTTTCACTCACGGTACGGACTCATTCGGTCACCTCCTTTATCGGCCCGTCGGGGTGCGGAAAATCCACCTTGCTGCGCTGCCTGAATCGTATGAACGACCTGGTGGAAGGCGCGCGCGCGGTGGGGCGTGTGGAACTGGACGGTGTCGACATCTTCGACCCCGTCATCGACGTCACCGATCTCAGGAAACGTGTGGGCATGGTCTTTCAGAAATCGAACCCGTTTCCCAAATCCATCTACGACAATGTGGCATACGGGCCGCGTCTGCACGGCACCAAGGATAAGCGGTCCCTGGATGAACTCGTGCAGCATAGCCTGCAGGGCGCCGGACTCTGGGATGAGGTGAAGGACCGGTTGACGCAAAGTGCCCTGGGATTGTCCGGCGGACAACAACAGCGGTTGTGCATCGCGCGGGCGCTGGCGGTCCAGCCCGACGTCATCCTGATGGACGAGCCCTGTTCGGCCCTGGATCCCATCGCGACCGGCAAGATCGAAGAACTCATCTATACGTTGAAGGATACCTACACCGTGGTGATCGTGACGCACAACATGCAGCAGGCCGCGCGCGTGTCGGATCAATGCGGTTTTTTTCTGATGGGCGAATTGGTAGAGTTCGGCGATACCAAGACGATTTTTACGACCCCGCATGATAAACGAACGGAAGACTACATCACCGGGCGGTTTGGATAA
- the pstA gene encoding phosphate ABC transporter permease PstA, whose translation MGERSKFMKQFWRGGELFVWMTASGVALSLLMVAGMLGLIMINGLGQFWPGALQETTLKTQETVIGQVVGEEVIPNSVTPDSPDGQRRFRYRVGNRDVFGAEYRWINAADIVTSARPEDLTVVERREWGPAFGRITVGMEGAATGSASGSSWTTVKTLVERANHLRRRIEHLEREEIGSINYRIEKARLARHALTLSGRLDPGDADGDRLLLDRIAELERDYLAKTEVLERLHKEAGQEVLFLTLSTGRSVRLSLDQVLAVSRPNGMHWGEKLLAYVRNLWLFVSSEPREANTEGGIFPAIFGTVLMVFLMTVAVMPFGVMAAVYLREYAKQGLLVRLVRIAVNNLAGVPSIVFGVFGLAFFIYALGGTIDQLLFPESLPNPTFGTGGILWASLTLALLTVPVVIVATEEGLSAVPRDFREGSIGLGATKFETIRHVILPCALPGILTGLILAMARAAGEVAPLMLTGVVKLAPALPLDSYLPFLHLDRKFMHLGFHIYDVGFQSPNVEAAKPMVYMTTLILILVVVLLNWTAVRLRNRLRKRFAASAV comes from the coding sequence ATGGGTGAACGGTCGAAGTTCATGAAGCAATTCTGGCGGGGCGGAGAACTGTTCGTCTGGATGACGGCCTCCGGTGTGGCGCTTAGCCTGTTGATGGTGGCCGGCATGCTGGGGCTGATTATGATCAACGGCCTGGGGCAGTTCTGGCCCGGTGCATTGCAGGAGACGACGCTCAAGACGCAGGAGACGGTGATCGGTCAGGTGGTGGGAGAAGAAGTGATCCCCAATTCGGTCACGCCGGACTCGCCGGACGGACAGCGCCGTTTTCGGTATCGGGTCGGCAATCGGGATGTGTTCGGGGCCGAATATCGGTGGATCAATGCTGCGGATATAGTGACGAGCGCGCGTCCCGAGGATCTCACGGTGGTCGAGCGACGTGAGTGGGGGCCTGCCTTCGGTCGCATCACGGTCGGCATGGAGGGGGCAGCGACAGGAAGCGCGAGCGGGAGTTCGTGGACGACGGTCAAGACGCTGGTGGAACGGGCTAATCACTTACGTCGCCGCATCGAACATCTGGAGCGGGAGGAAATCGGATCCATCAACTATCGGATTGAGAAGGCCAGGCTTGCCCGACATGCGTTGACGCTGAGCGGCCGACTCGACCCCGGCGATGCCGACGGAGACCGGCTCCTCCTCGATCGGATTGCCGAGCTGGAACGAGACTATCTCGCCAAGACTGAGGTGCTTGAGCGGTTGCACAAGGAGGCCGGGCAGGAGGTTCTGTTCCTGACGCTCTCCACCGGCCGGTCGGTGCGGCTGTCTCTCGATCAGGTGTTGGCCGTCAGCCGGCCGAACGGGATGCATTGGGGCGAGAAGCTCCTCGCCTATGTCCGGAATCTGTGGCTGTTTGTGTCCAGCGAACCCCGTGAAGCGAACACGGAGGGCGGGATCTTCCCGGCGATTTTCGGCACAGTTCTCATGGTCTTCTTGATGACCGTGGCCGTGATGCCGTTCGGTGTCATGGCGGCCGTCTATCTGCGGGAATATGCGAAGCAGGGTCTGCTGGTCAGGCTGGTGAGGATTGCGGTGAATAACCTTGCCGGTGTGCCGTCCATTGTCTTCGGCGTATTCGGGTTGGCCTTCTTCATCTATGCCTTAGGCGGAACGATCGACCAATTGCTCTTTCCGGAATCGTTGCCCAATCCCACCTTCGGCACCGGCGGCATTCTCTGGGCATCGCTGACCTTGGCTCTGCTCACGGTGCCGGTAGTGATCGTCGCAACCGAAGAAGGCCTGTCTGCAGTGCCACGAGATTTCCGGGAAGGGTCGATCGGGTTGGGCGCGACCAAATTTGAAACAATCCGGCATGTCATCCTCCCCTGTGCGTTACCGGGGATTCTAACGGGGCTGATCCTGGCCATGGCCAGGGCGGCCGGCGAAGTGGCGCCCTTGATGCTGACCGGGGTGGTGAAGTTGGCGCCCGCCCTTCCATTGGATAGCTACCTTCCCTTCCTGCACCTCGATCGAAAGTTCATGCACTTGGGGTTTCATATTTATGACGTCGGATTTCAGTCGCCGAACGTCGAGGCGGCCAAACCGATGGTCTATATGACCACGCTGATTCTGATCCTCGTGGTTGTGCTGCTGAATTGGACGGCCGTGCGCCTGCGCAATCGTTTGCGGAAACGTTTTGCCGCCTCCGCGGTTTGA
- the phoU gene encoding phosphate signaling complex protein PhoU codes for MQRHFDQDLAHLKQTLLRMGGLVESQIQLALQALVDRDSDLAVDVIKQDHDVNALDVEIDELCIQLLALQQPTARDLRFVTTGMKISSELERMGDLADNIAQRALELNGEPQLKPYIDIPRMANWTMRMVKDCLDAFVNSDPVLARKVCADDDFVDEVNEQLFRELLSFMLEDTRTITRAIRLTFVAKSLERIADHATNIAELVVYMVEGKNIRHIAPSASL; via the coding sequence ATGCAACGACATTTCGATCAAGACCTCGCGCATCTCAAGCAGACATTGCTCCGCATGGGAGGCCTCGTCGAATCGCAGATTCAACTGGCCCTCCAGGCTCTGGTGGATAGGGATTCCGATCTGGCGGTCGACGTCATCAAGCAGGACCACGATGTCAACGCGTTGGATGTCGAGATCGACGAGCTCTGCATCCAGTTGCTGGCCCTGCAACAGCCGACGGCCCGCGATCTGCGATTCGTGACGACGGGGATGAAGATCTCGTCCGAACTGGAACGGATGGGCGATCTGGCCGACAACATCGCGCAGCGCGCCCTGGAGCTGAACGGCGAGCCGCAGCTGAAGCCCTACATCGATATTCCGCGCATGGCCAATTGGACGATGCGTATGGTCAAGGACTGTCTGGATGCCTTCGTGAATTCAGATCCGGTGCTGGCGCGGAAGGTGTGCGCCGACGACGATTTTGTCGATGAGGTGAACGAGCAGTTGTTTCGAGAACTGCTCTCCTTTATGCTGGAAGACACGCGGACCATTACCCGCGCGATCCGCCTCACCTTTGTGGCGAAGTCCCTCGAACGGATCGCCGACCATGCCACCAATATCGCGGAGCTGGTCGTCTACATGGTTGAAGGCAAGAACATCCGGCACATAGCTCCCTCAGCGAGCCTGTAG
- a CDS encoding response regulator transcription factor, whose product MGLEIIEIVEDDQGQAKLLDQILRQASFRTNVAFDGPSAMQDVWRIKPSLIMADDNLPGLTGREMCKRLRQDPSTKYIPIILLSGYSSEERRVEALDGGADDFIVKPYATAELVARVRALLRRSQQGQGQEEDLGEDLALTESLYVAMYRGQKLTLSVHEWKSLRRLTSTVGSVVPREELSTLLWGDDALMHDGVIDRCMEQLNKKLAGEGPAAGHIKMVPGGFRLIIPSSEKPDIVQAQ is encoded by the coding sequence ATGGGTTTGGAAATCATTGAAATTGTCGAAGACGACCAAGGCCAGGCCAAGTTGTTGGATCAGATCCTTCGGCAAGCCTCGTTCCGGACCAACGTCGCATTCGATGGCCCGTCCGCGATGCAGGACGTGTGGCGGATCAAGCCCTCTTTGATCATGGCCGACGATAACCTGCCCGGTCTGACCGGTCGGGAAATGTGCAAACGCCTCCGGCAGGACCCTTCCACAAAATACATTCCCATCATTCTCCTGTCCGGCTATTCGTCTGAGGAACGTCGTGTCGAGGCGCTCGACGGCGGAGCCGATGACTTCATCGTCAAACCCTATGCAACGGCCGAACTCGTCGCTCGCGTGAGGGCGCTGCTGCGCCGATCTCAGCAGGGACAAGGACAGGAGGAGGACCTCGGTGAGGATCTCGCCTTGACGGAGAGTCTGTACGTGGCAATGTACCGCGGGCAGAAGTTGACGCTATCCGTTCATGAATGGAAATCACTGCGGCGACTGACCAGTACGGTCGGAAGCGTGGTCCCGCGAGAAGAACTCAGCACGCTCCTCTGGGGAGACGACGCTCTGATGCATGACGGGGTAATCGACCGGTGCATGGAGCAACTGAATAAAAAACTGGCCGGGGAGGGCCCGGCTGCGGGACACATCAAAATGGTTCCAGGCGGCTTTCGCCTGATCATCCCTTCCTCAGAGAAGCCGGACATCGTCCAGGCTCAATAA